The following are encoded together in the Candidatus Binatus sp. genome:
- a CDS encoding alpha/beta hydrolase domain-containing protein yields MSTITGPISGGAHGWPFGGYFGEMGLRGYLEEEFFLAGTAKRYKPVGTHGNDGKWAVEGAGEGPFKTRILVKRPKDPAKFNGTVVVEWANVTIGHELIIADLPGIYDGFAHVSVSAQFVGLHGFEENPMGLVAWDKERYGSLSHPGDSYSYDIFSQAGRAVGRDRERSGVDPIGGLKVRDLIATGASQSGARILAYINAIAPKERVFDALMPLIIGGMASGFDDTILDPIKIFAMPPGELAKLMRPSTKIRNDLKIPVMLVNSESETLGCFPCRQPDTDIFRFWEVAGSSHAPQGMTEIMDQKTKRDGVYLNQFEGVSPSIVMWSPAADAAIAHVKRWIEGGALPPTQPMIAVSGNPPAIERDGHGIAKGGVRLPDVEAPIGCNTGYNAGAGLEALVGSTQPFSPERLKGLYQSHEAYVTKVTAAAKAARDAGVILPEAESDYIQKAKASEILE; encoded by the coding sequence ATGAGTACGATAACAGGGCCGATCTCGGGTGGCGCTCACGGATGGCCGTTTGGAGGCTATTTCGGCGAGATGGGGCTGCGCGGCTATCTCGAGGAAGAATTTTTCCTTGCGGGCACTGCAAAACGATATAAGCCTGTCGGTACGCACGGTAACGACGGCAAGTGGGCGGTGGAAGGGGCGGGCGAAGGGCCCTTCAAAACGCGCATCCTGGTAAAGCGGCCGAAGGACCCCGCCAAATTCAACGGAACCGTGGTCGTCGAGTGGGCGAACGTCACAATAGGTCACGAACTCATTATTGCCGATCTGCCGGGCATCTATGACGGCTTTGCCCATGTTTCCGTATCCGCGCAGTTCGTCGGTCTCCACGGATTCGAGGAGAACCCGATGGGACTGGTGGCATGGGACAAGGAAAGATATGGATCACTTTCCCATCCCGGAGATTCGTATTCATACGATATCTTCTCGCAGGCGGGACGCGCGGTGGGACGGGACCGCGAGCGCAGCGGAGTCGATCCGATCGGCGGTCTCAAGGTGCGGGATCTGATCGCCACCGGCGCCTCGCAATCGGGAGCGCGCATCCTCGCATACATAAATGCGATCGCGCCAAAAGAGCGCGTGTTCGACGCCCTCATGCCGCTCATCATAGGCGGGATGGCTTCCGGCTTTGACGACACGATTCTCGACCCAATTAAGATCTTTGCGATGCCTCCGGGAGAGCTTGCGAAGCTGATGCGGCCCTCTACCAAAATTCGGAACGATCTCAAAATTCCGGTGATGCTGGTTAATTCGGAAAGCGAGACATTGGGCTGCTTTCCATGCCGGCAGCCTGACACTGATATATTCCGGTTCTGGGAAGTCGCCGGCTCGTCTCACGCACCGCAGGGGATGACAGAAATCATGGACCAGAAGACCAAGCGCGACGGTGTCTACTTGAATCAGTTCGAGGGGGTCAGTCCCAGCATCGTGATGTGGAGTCCTGCGGCTGATGCGGCGATCGCGCACGTCAAACGGTGGATCGAGGGCGGCGCACTGCCGCCCACGCAACCGATGATCGCCGTGTCCGGAAATCCGCCCGCAATTGAACGCGACGGCCATGGCATCGCCAAGGGAGGCGTGCGCCTGCCCGATGTGGAGGCGCCGATCGGCTGCAATACCGGTTACAACGCAGGGGCGGGTCTCGAGGCGCTGGTGGGATCCACGCAGCCATTCTCGCCTGAAAGGCTCAAGGGGCTCTACCAAAGCCACGAGGCTTATGTGACGAAGGTAACGGCGGCGGCGAAGGCAGCCCGCGATGCTGGAGTCATCCTGCCCGAAGCTGAGAGCGACTACATCCAAAAGGCTAAAGCTTCAGAGATCCTGGAGTGA